A region of the Candidatus Neomarinimicrobiota bacterium genome:
CTTACGACCGAGCTGCGAAATCCGAACAGCATGAAGGTGGATGCATTACCCGTACCGGACATTCTCGAACTGATTAACAATGAAGACAGGCAGGTAGCCGACGCGGTTGCTAAAGAGTTGGAAAATATCGCTGCTGCGGTTGATTTAGTGGTAGAATCTCTCCGATCCGGCGGAAGTTTGATTTATATTGGAGCGGGAACGAGCGGGAGGCTCGGAGTGTTAGACGCAGCTGAATGTCCTCCTACGTTTTCCACAGAACCAGGGATGGTGCAGGGAATCATCGCGGGGGGAACGGATGCTTTGACCCGTTCGATCGAGGGAGCGGAGGATAATCCCGAAGATGGTAAAAAAGCCATAGCAGACAAGAGTGTTAACGAAAATGACGTCGTTTTCGGCATCGCTACAAGCGGACGGACTCCCTATGTACTCGGCGCTCTCGAAGAGGCGGAGAGTCTCGGTGCAAAGACGGTTTTCCTGTCGTGTAATGCGGTCGAAGAAGGAAATATAGCAGCCGACGTAATCATAACGCCGCTGGTAGGTCCTGAGGTAATCACAGGCTCCACGCGGATGAAATCCGGAACGGCAACGAAACTCGTGCTGAACATGATAACCACAACCGCTATGATCAAACTCGGGAAGGTTTACAGTAACCTGATGGTGGACCTCAAAGCGGTGAACAACAAACTCGTAGACAGGGCATGCAGGATTTTAGAAACTCTGACCGGAATAGATTACGCTGTAGCGGAAACGCTCCTCGAAGACGCTGAAATGAACCTGAAAACCGCTCTTGTCATGCAGATAGCCGGTTTGAAAAGGGAAACGGCGCTTAAAAAACTCGATGAGGCGGGAGGGATCGTCAGGGAAGCGGTTGATTTATCGTGATAGAAATTTTGAAAAGACTTTCGGAGAAAAAAAGCCGTACTGTAGCCGGATTGATGAGCGGAACTTCGATGGACGGCATTGACGTAATTATAACCGAGCTGACGGGAGCGGGCGTTCAAACCGGTTGGGAGATAAAATATTTCAATACGTACCCGCTCCCCGATTGGGTAATCGAAAAATCAATCAACGGTGACGGAGGGAGTGCGAAGGATGTCTGTCAACTAAACTTTGATATTGGCAGGGAGTTCTCCAAGAGTCTTGAAAACGCCCTGAACGAGTCAGGCATCGAAGCATCGGAATTAGACCTCATCGGCTCGCACGGTCAGACAATATATCATATAGACGGAGAATCGACTCTGCAAGTCGGCGAGCCGTCCGTTTTGGCAGAGGCATTCGGAGTCCCTGTAATAGCGGATTTTCGGGTGAGAGATATCGCAGCGGGAGGAAACGGCGCGCCGCTCGTCCCATACGTCGATTACATACTCTTCGGCGAAGAGGGAGGGAAATCGGTGCTGAACATAGGCGGAATAGCAAATTTCACGATACTGCCCTCCGGCATTAAAAGCATATCCGATATTTCGGCATGGGATACCGGACCCGGTAACATGCTTATCGACCGGGCAGCGATGCTCGCATCGGATGGAGATTTAAGATATGACGTGGACGGTAAATTAGGTTCCGAAGGTGAGGTTAACGAGAAATGGTTAAAATCACTTATGGCACATCCGTACATAAATAAACCTCCCCCGAAGTCGGCCGGCAGGGAAGACTTCGGTAAAGAATATTTTGATGAAATCGTTTCTTCGTTCGACATTAGTTCTCATCAGGATAAACTGGACCTGGTCGCGACACTGACCCGCTTCACCGCCGAAGCGATACATTCGAATTATAAGATGTACGCACCCGGGAACAACGGGATCAGCGAGGTGGTTCTGAGCGGCGGTGGGGTGCATAATCCTCTGCTGACGGGACATTTAGAAACTCTTTTCAAGCCGATGAAAATAAAAAGAATTGATGAATATGGTATTTCGTCGGATGCAAAAGAGGCATTTGCATTTGCGGTTCTTGCGAACGAGTTTATAGCGGGTAACCGGGCGAACGTGCCTCAGGTAACGGGAGCGCGGGGTCAGGTTCTGCTCGGCAAATTGACGATTTAACAGGAGATAGGGCGGCAGAGAGTTGGAAATAAATCCGTATATATTCAGGGAATACGATATCCGCGGCGTAGTATCCGAAGATTTCCCCGATGATGTTGTTGAACTCCTCGGCAGAGGATTCGGCAGCTACGTAAAAAGGAAAGGTATTGAGAAAATCAGCCTCGGCGGCGACGTTCGATTGACGACTGATTCTCTTAAAGAAGCTTTTAAAAAGGGCGTTCTATCGACAGGAGTTGACATCATAGACATAGGGATCATTCCGACTCCCGTGAGTTATTACAGTATTCACCGATTAAATCTGAAGGGTGCCGTGCAGATTACCGGCAGTCACAATCCGCCTGAATTCAACGGATTCAAAATGACACTTTCTACCGGCGCCGTTTACGGCAAAGAAATTCTGGCAATTAAAGATATAATAGATAAGGGCGAATTCTCCGGGGGAGAGGGTCGTTTGGAGGAGATCAGCATCACGGACGATTATTGCAAAGATATTATCGGTAAGATAGAACTCGATAAAACGGTAAGGATCGTTACCGACTGCGGGAACGGAGCCGCCGGGCTGGTAGCTCCAAAAGTACTGAGAGAGATAGGATGCGAAGTTGACGAGTTGTTTACGGAGCCGGACGGTAATTTCCCGAATCACCATCCTGATCCCACCGTGAAAGAATATATTCAAGTGCTGATCGATAAAGTTAAAGAAGGAAATTACGATTTCGGCGTCGCGTTTGACGGCGACATGGACAGAATAGGAGTAGTGGACGACAAAGGCGAGATAATCTGGGCTGATTACTTGATGGCTTTGTTTGCGGAAGAAGTTCTGAGTAAGGAACCTCGCACAATAATCTTCGACGTAAAGTGCTCGCAGGGATTAGTGGATCGCATAGTGGAATTGGGCGGCACACCGCTGATGTACAAGACAGGTCACTCGTTGATCAAAGAGAAGCTCCGTGAACTGGGCGAAAAATTCGCCGGAGAGATGAGCGGTCACATATTTTTCGGGGACGAATATTACGGATATGATGACGCTCTTTACGTGGCGGCGCGGCTTGCGCGTTTTATATCAAGAGACGGCGTTTCGCTTTCATCAAAAATGGCAAAGCTCCCTCAATATCACTCCACGCCGGAAATGAGGCTGAGCACTACCGATGACAGGACGAAATTCGAGATAGCGGAGAAGGCGATTGAATATTTCACCAAGAACTACGAATGCATTACGGTGGACGGCGTAAGAATCCTGTTCGGGGACGGCTGGG
Encoded here:
- the murQ gene encoding N-acetylmuramic acid 6-phosphate etherase, which translates into the protein MNRKIETIIDTEKMASLTTELRNPNSMKVDALPVPDILELINNEDRQVADAVAKELENIAAAVDLVVESLRSGGSLIYIGAGTSGRLGVLDAAECPPTFSTEPGMVQGIIAGGTDALTRSIEGAEDNPEDGKKAIADKSVNENDVVFGIATSGRTPYVLGALEEAESLGAKTVFLSCNAVEEGNIAADVIITPLVGPEVITGSTRMKSGTATKLVLNMITTTAMIKLGKVYSNLMVDLKAVNNKLVDRACRILETLTGIDYAVAETLLEDAEMNLKTALVMQIAGLKRETALKKLDEAGGIVREAVDLS
- a CDS encoding anhydro-N-acetylmuramic acid kinase, whose protein sequence is MIEILKRLSEKKSRTVAGLMSGTSMDGIDVIITELTGAGVQTGWEIKYFNTYPLPDWVIEKSINGDGGSAKDVCQLNFDIGREFSKSLENALNESGIEASELDLIGSHGQTIYHIDGESTLQVGEPSVLAEAFGVPVIADFRVRDIAAGGNGAPLVPYVDYILFGEEGGKSVLNIGGIANFTILPSGIKSISDISAWDTGPGNMLIDRAAMLASDGDLRYDVDGKLGSEGEVNEKWLKSLMAHPYINKPPPKSAGREDFGKEYFDEIVSSFDISSHQDKLDLVATLTRFTAEAIHSNYKMYAPGNNGISEVVLSGGGVHNPLLTGHLETLFKPMKIKRIDEYGISSDAKEAFAFAVLANEFIAGNRANVPQVTGARGQVLLGKLTI
- a CDS encoding phosphomannomutase/phosphoglucomutase, yielding MEINPYIFREYDIRGVVSEDFPDDVVELLGRGFGSYVKRKGIEKISLGGDVRLTTDSLKEAFKKGVLSTGVDIIDIGIIPTPVSYYSIHRLNLKGAVQITGSHNPPEFNGFKMTLSTGAVYGKEILAIKDIIDKGEFSGGEGRLEEISITDDYCKDIIGKIELDKTVRIVTDCGNGAAGLVAPKVLREIGCEVDELFTEPDGNFPNHHPDPTVKEYIQVLIDKVKEGNYDFGVAFDGDMDRIGVVDDKGEIIWADYLMALFAEEVLSKEPRTIIFDVKCSQGLVDRIVELGGTPLMYKTGHSLIKEKLRELGEKFAGEMSGHIFFGDEYYGYDDALYVAARLARFISRDGVSLSSKMAKLPQYHSTPEMRLSTTDDRTKFEIAEKAIEYFTKNYECITVDGVRILFGDGWGLVRASNTQPVIVVRFEAKTAERLEEIKEEVIGKLKEFGEIEVE